One segment of Macrotis lagotis isolate mMagLag1 chromosome 1, bilby.v1.9.chrom.fasta, whole genome shotgun sequence DNA contains the following:
- the SRSF7 gene encoding serine/arginine-rich splicing factor 7 isoform X1, producing the protein MSRYGRYGGETKVYVGNLGTGAGKGELERAFSYYGPLRTVWIARNPPGFAFVEFEDPRDAEDAVRGLDGKVICGSRVRVELSTGMPRRSRYDRPPARRPFDPNDRCYECGEKGHYAYDCHRYSRRRRSRSRSRSHSRSRGRRYSRSRSRSRGRRSRSASPRRSRSASLRRSRSASIRSRSGSLKRSRYFQSSRSRSRSRSLSRPRSSRSKSRSPSPKRSRSASGSPRRSASPERMD; encoded by the exons ATGTCGCGCTACGGGCGGTACGGAGGAG AGACCAAAGTGTATGTTGGCAACCTGGGGACCGGTGCTGGCAAGGGAGAGTTGGAAAGAGCCTTCAGCTACTACGGCCCCCTCAGAACCGTGTGGATCGCCAGGAATCCCCCAGGATTTGCTTTTGTGGAATTTGAAGATCCGAGAGACGCGGAAGATGCAGTTCGAGGACTGGATGGAAA ggtaatTTGTGGCTCACGGGTAAGAGTCGAATTGTCAACAGGAATGCCTCGAAGATCTAGATATGACAGACCACCCGCGCGCCGCCCATTTGATCCTAATGATCGATGTTACGAGTGTGGAGAGAAAGGTCATTATGCTTATGATTGTCACCGCTACAGCCGGCGAAGGAGAAGCAg GTCACGATCTCGGTCTCACTCAAGGTCCAGAGGAAGGAGATACTCTCGCTCACGCAGCAGAAGCCGTGGTAGGAG GTCAAGATCTGCATCACCTCGAAGGTCAAGGTCTGCTTCTCTTCGTAGGTCTAGGTCTGCTTCGATCCGATCTCGATCTGGTTCTTTAAAAAGATCGAGGTATTTCCA ATCATCCCGCTCAAGATCCAGATCCAGGTCTCTTTCAAGACCAAGAAGCAG CCGATCAAAATCCAGATCACCATCTCCAAAGAGAAG cCGCTCAGCTTCTGGAAGTCCTCGTAGGAGTGCAAGTCCTGAAAGAATggactga
- the SRSF7 gene encoding serine/arginine-rich splicing factor 7 isoform X2: protein MSRYGRYGGETKVYVGNLGTGAGKGELERAFSYYGPLRTVWIARNPPGFAFVEFEDPRDAEDAVRGLDGKVICGSRVRVELSTGMPRRSRYDRPPARRPFDPNDRCYECGEKGHYAYDCHRYSRRRRSRSRSRSHSRSRGRRYSRSRSRSRGRRSRSASPRRSRSASLRRSRSASIRSRSGSLKRSRSSRSRSRSRSLSRPRSSRSKSRSPSPKRSRSASGSPRRSASPERMD from the exons ATGTCGCGCTACGGGCGGTACGGAGGAG AGACCAAAGTGTATGTTGGCAACCTGGGGACCGGTGCTGGCAAGGGAGAGTTGGAAAGAGCCTTCAGCTACTACGGCCCCCTCAGAACCGTGTGGATCGCCAGGAATCCCCCAGGATTTGCTTTTGTGGAATTTGAAGATCCGAGAGACGCGGAAGATGCAGTTCGAGGACTGGATGGAAA ggtaatTTGTGGCTCACGGGTAAGAGTCGAATTGTCAACAGGAATGCCTCGAAGATCTAGATATGACAGACCACCCGCGCGCCGCCCATTTGATCCTAATGATCGATGTTACGAGTGTGGAGAGAAAGGTCATTATGCTTATGATTGTCACCGCTACAGCCGGCGAAGGAGAAGCAg GTCACGATCTCGGTCTCACTCAAGGTCCAGAGGAAGGAGATACTCTCGCTCACGCAGCAGAAGCCGTGGTAGGAG GTCAAGATCTGCATCACCTCGAAGGTCAAGGTCTGCTTCTCTTCGTAGGTCTAGGTCTGCTTCGATCCGATCTCGATCTGGTTCTTTAAAAAGATCGAG ATCATCCCGCTCAAGATCCAGATCCAGGTCTCTTTCAAGACCAAGAAGCAG CCGATCAAAATCCAGATCACCATCTCCAAAGAGAAG cCGCTCAGCTTCTGGAAGTCCTCGTAGGAGTGCAAGTCCTGAAAGAATggactga